From the Bacteroidota bacterium genome, the window TATCGGAAACTCGGGCGAACAAACCAGCGGACCGCATTTACATTTTGAACTCTGGTATAACGGAACTCCGATTGACCCGCAGGAATACATGGTATTTTAAATGGAAAACAAAAAACATATAGCAATCCTCGGCTCCACCGGCTCCATCGGCACTCAGGCACTGAAAGTGATTAAATCACATCCTGAAAGTTTTGCGGTGGAAGTTCTTACCGCGAATCGCAATGCCGACTTACTGATTCAGCAGGCAATTGAGTTCAAACCAAACTGCGTGGTAATTGCTGATGAAAGTAAATATGAAAAAGTAAAAACCGCTCTTAGCAAACACGAGATAAAAATTTTCGCGGGAAATAAATCCATTGAGCAGATTGTACAGATGGAAAGCATTGACATGGTTCTTGCTGGAATTGTTGGCTATGCGGGACTTGCTTCTGTTATTTCCGCCATCAAAGCAAAAAAAAATATCGCGCTGGCGAATAAAGAAACGCTTGTTGTAGCTGGCGAATTAGTCACCGCATTGGCAAAAGAAAACGGGGTGAATATTTATCCTGTTGATTCCGAGCACTCGGCAATTTTTCAGTGCATGGTGGGAGAATGGCAAATCCCCCCTGCCCCCCTTTACAAGGGGGAATCTAACAGCCCGATAGAAAAAATTTATCTCACTGCTTCGGGCGGTCCGTTCAGAGGAAAAGATGCTACGTTTCTTTCTTCCGTTACCAAAGAGCAGGCACTCAAACACCCCAACTGGGAAATGGGTGCAAAGATTACCATCGATTCTGCCACGCTGATGAACAAAGGACTGGAAGTGATTGAAGCAAAGTGGTTGTTCAATCTTAAAGCAGAACAGATTGAAATCATCATTCATCCGCAAAGTATTATTCATTCTATCGTGCAATTCAAAGACGGAAGCATGAAAGCGCAGATGGGCTTGCCCGATATGAAACTTCCGATTCAATATGCGCTTTCTTTTCCGAATCGTCTGCCTTCAACTTTCGAACGGTTTGATTTCGCAAATTATTCTTCTCTCACTTTTGAACAACCTGATACAAAAACTTTCCGCTGCCTGCCTATTGCCTTCGAAGCGATGAAAAAAGGCGGCAACGCTCCTTGTATATTGAATGCAGCGAATGAAGTTGCTGTGAATGCTTTTCTCTCCGATAAAATTTCTTTTCTGAAAATTTCAGATGTGATTGCGAATACTCTTGCGAAAGCATCCTTCATTTACAAACCTTCGTATGATGATTATGTGAATTCAGATAAGGAGGCAAGAAAAACAGCCGAAGTATTAATTGGGAAATAAATTCCTATCCTTTCTTTTCAAAACTCATCATGAACTTCAGGTATGCCATGCTGGTCTTGAAAATTTTCATCTTGGATTTTCCGATTCGCTTGGTAGAATGAAGCACCATCGGCACTTCAATGATTTTTGCTTCACAGCTGATTGCTTTCACTAAAATTTCCAGCATGCAGATGAATCCTCGCTCAGCAATAATCTGTCCTTTATATTTCTCCTGTATTTTTTTCAGAATGGAAATTGTATAAACTCTGTAAAAAGAACTGAGCGTTAGAATTTTTATACCGAAGAAGGAACGGAAGAACATATTGGCGATGAAGGAAATCATTTTTCTGAAAAAAGTAGTTTGAGAAAATCCTCCGCCCTGCGCATAAACCGAAGCAAGCACCAAATCATAGCCGAGTTTATTTATAGCCAGCATGTTTTTCAGAATGCCGATGTCAGAGGTGCGGTCTGCTTCCATGGTCACTATAACATCTTCAGAAGATTTAGAATTTTTCAAAATCCAATCAAAGCCGGAGTTGAACGCATGACCGGGTCCGTAATTTTTTCCATCGCCAAGAATAATGTGATTCGCATGTTCAAAATGATTTTTTATTACCTGGTTCGAATTATCAGAAGAACCGTCATCAGAGAAAACAAAAAATCTTTCCGCGGTATTTTCTGTTTTTCCAATATCTTCAAAAAGCCCGGGAATATTTTTCTCTTCGTTGAAAATTGGAATCAGAAAATAAACCATCATGATTTGTTTTTAAGAATTTCTTTGATGGTTATTTTAACTGCATCTTCGAGCTTTACCTTCGGCTGGTAGCCGATTAATTTTTTCGCCTTTGACAAATCAGGAATCCTGCGCATAATGTCCTTGTATTTTCCAAACACTTCGCTCATCGGTACAAATTTTATTTTCAGCTCTTTCCCCGTGTTGGCAATCCGGTGTATCAGTTTCGCGGTATCAATAACAGAAAGCTCTTCATCATTGCCGATGTTGATGATTTCTCCTATGGCATTTTTGTTTTCGAGCGCGAGAATGGTTCCGTTCACCAAATCAGTTACAAATCCCATAGAGCGCGTTTGAGAGCCATCTCCGTGAACAATCACTTCTTCATCATTCATAATGGCGCGGATAAAAATCGGCACATGACCACCGCTCCAGGCAAAACTTGAGCGTGGGCTGAACGCACCAAAATATCTTAATACCGTTACAGGAACTTTGTGATCGTTGTAATAAGCAAAAGCCAATTGCTCTCCGTATAATTTTGAAACCGCATAACTCCACCTTTTAATCATGCTGGGACCGAGGAGCAAATCGCCATCCTCACGCAACGGAAGGTCTGGAGACATGCCATACACATCTGAGGTAGAGGCGAACAAAACTTTTTTCCCAAAGACTTTCGCCACTTCAAAAACATTTTCAGTTCCTTTGGCGTTCACCATCAGCGTAGGCATACTGATGTCCTTTTCGCCAATCTTTTTTACAGCAGCGAGGTGGAGAATGGAATCAACTTCTTTTCCTAATTTTTTCAGCGCTTCAAAATCAGTAATGTCAACTTTTGCAAATTTGAAATTGGGATTCTTCAGGTTATGAGAAATATTTTCTTCTTTGCCGTAAGCAAAATTATCTATGCCGATAACTTTATAATCTTTCGCAAGCAATTCATCAAGAAGGTGGGAACCAATCATGCCGGCTACGCCTGTTACCAATACATTTTTCATGCTGCTCTTTTCATTTTGAATATAAATTGCAAATGTAACAAATCAGAAAACTTGAGTACTTTCGGGACTCAAAATTCCTTTTCATGGAAGTACTCATTAAAGCCTCGCAGTTAATTCTTTCGCTTTCGATTCTGGTCGTTCTGCACGAACTCGGACATTTTCTTCCTGCGAAATGGTTTAAGATGCGCGTAGAAAAATTCTATCTCTTCTTCGATCCCTGGTTTTCTCTTTTCAAAATAAAAAAAGGCGGCACTGAATACGGCATCGGATGGATTCCGCTTGGAGGATATGTAAAAATTTCAGGAATGATTGACGAGAGTATGGACAAGGAACAGATGAAACAACCACCACAAGATTGGGAATTCAGAAGCAAACCCGCCTGGCAGCGATTGATTGTGATGGTAGGTGGCGTTACGATGAATTTAATTCTTGCCATGTGTATTTACGCAATGTTGCTTTTCGTATTCGGAGAAAAATATTTGCCTACTGCCAACATGAAAGACGGTGTATGGTGCATTGATTCGCTGGCGGAAGAGGTGGGATTTAAAAACGGAGATAAGATTATTTCAGTGGACGGACAGCAGGTGGAAAATTTTCAGAATGTGATCCACGAAATGCTTTATGCAACCAATGTTCAGATAAACCGAAACGGAAAAGATACCACGCTTATCATTCCGAAAAATTTTGTTGAGCGGCTGGTGGATAAGCGCGCACCGTTTCTTTATGCGCGGATTCCATTTTTCATAGGAGGTTTTGCTCCTGATTCTCCTGCTGAAAAAGCAGGATTGAAAAAGAAAGACCAGATCATCGCCCTCAATGACAGCGCGCTGAAATATTTTGACGAGTTCAAAGACCGCGTGAGCAAATTCAAAAATCAATCGGTAAAACTGAAAGTGAAGCGAGGAAATGAAACAATGGATGTTTCTGTGAATGTTGACAGCGCTGGAAAAATCGGAGTCGTCACTGCCTTGATGGACTTTGAATCGTTGCTCAAATCAGGCACGTATGAATTCAGTGTAACTCAATATGGGTTCTTTCAATCTTTCCCAGCGGGAATTCACAAAGCGGTGGAAAAGCTGAAAGATTACATCCGCCAGTTCAAACTTATTTTCAACTTCAAAACGGGCGCTTATAAAGGAGTTGGAAGCTTTATTTCCATAGGAGATTTATTCCCTTCTCAGTGGGACTGGGAAGCTTTCTGGAATCTGACAGCCATTCTTTCCGTGGTGCTGGCGTTCATGAACATACTTCCGATTCCCGCGCTGGACGGAGGTCACGTCATGTTTTTGCTTTATGAAGTTATCACACGCAGAAAACCAAGCGATAAGTTTCTGGAATACGCGCAGTATGTTGGAATGTTCCTCTTGATTTCCCTGATGGTGTATGCGCTGGGCAACGATATCTTCAGATTATTTTAATACGATGAAAAAATATTTCTCCCTTCTCCTTCTTGGCTCCTGCATCCTGATTCTCTCCTGCGGCAATGAAAAAAAACCTTCACCGCTTAAAGAAGGCGGATGGAAAGGCGTTTTAACATTGAATGATTCAACAGGATTGGTTCTTCCGTTCCGGTTTGATTTCTCTTTTCAAAATGATTCTGCTCAAATCACTATTCATAATGCGGAAGAAAAAATTGTTGTGAACGAAATTTTATTTGATAAAGATTCTGTTTTCATCCGAATGCCGGTGTTTGATTCTGAGTTCAGATGCAAACTCTTCAAAGACTCCGCAATGACAGGCAACTGGATCAATCATTCGCGAAAAGAAAAAAATATAATTCCTTTCGCAGCAACATTTGGCGATTCGGATGTTTACGGATGTCCGCAGTTTGACAAAAATTATCCTTACGAAGGAAAATGGAAATGTAAATTCAGCCCTTATTACCCCGACAGCTCTTATGCTGTGGGAATTTTTAAAACATCATCGCATCGTGCTGAGGGAACTTTTCTGACGGAAACAGGCGATTACCGATACCTGGAAGGATGCGTATTCGGAAAATACATGCTGCTCTATTGTTTTGACGGTTCGCACGCGTTTGTTTTTCATGCTGAAACAATAGACGATACCATTTACGGAGATTTTTATTCAGGCATCCATCACCGCGAAACGTGGATAGCGTGGAAGGATGCTGAATTCAAATTGAGAAATGCCGACTCGCTTACTTTTATGAAACAGGGATTTTCAAAAGTTGATTTTACTTTTCCGAGCATTGAGAATAAAAAAGTTTCGCTTTCGGATGAGAAATATAAAAACAAAGCGGTGATTCTTCAAATCATGGGATCGTGGTGCCCGAACTGCATGGATGAAACCATGTTCCTTTCTGAACTTCATAAAAAATATTCTTCGCAGGGATTGGAAGTTATTGCGCTGGCGTTTGAGAAGGCGTTCGATGGTTCGGCTGCGCTCACCACAAGCTTTGAAAAAGCAAAATCAAATGTGGGGCGTTTGAAAAAGAAATATAATTCCGATTATGATTTTCTGATTACAGGATTTCAACCCAAGGATGCTGACAAGGCATTGCCCATGCTGAATCATGTGATGTCGTTCCCCACCACCATCTTCATAGATAAAAAAGGAAATGTCAGAAAAATCCACACAGGTTATTCCGGACCTGCCACAGGAAGTGAATATGAAAAATTCACAAAAGAAACAGATGAATTTGTGCTTTCGCTGCTGAGTGAAAAGTGATTTTGCAGGTTTGTTTCTTTTGCCTACCTTTATCCGTCTTTACCTCTTAACCTACTATCGAAAACCAATATATTCACCTATGAAAAAACTATACTCTTTAGCTGCTCTTTTTCTTGTGCTGCCGGGAGGGGAATCATTTTCTCAAACATATTCTTACTCCCCACTCGATACAATGAAATATGGCGCCATAGGTGTTGAGATAATCTGCTCCGCCACGCTGATAAACAATACAGCAAACGCCATTAACTTACAGGTTACACGCGACCAGGATGTAATGGCTGACGCTCCCAACTGGTATAGCGCTTTTTGTATGGACCAATGCTACCTGCCGGCAACAGATACTGTAAACTATACCTTTCTGCCAATGGACACGGTGAATTTCACTTTCCACTTTCATCCTGAAAATGAAGTAGCTCCGGATAGCGCTGTTGCAATTATGAAATGGAAGAATAAAGCTATTCCTTCAAATACTTTTACCCAGCGGTTTTATGGAATCACTCAAACCGGTTTTGGAGTGAATGAAATGCCTGCTGCCTCTGCAAACGTGAGCATCTATCCCATGCCTGTTG encodes:
- a CDS encoding 1-deoxy-D-xylulose-5-phosphate reductoisomerase yields the protein MENKKHIAILGSTGSIGTQALKVIKSHPESFAVEVLTANRNADLLIQQAIEFKPNCVVIADESKYEKVKTALSKHEIKIFAGNKSIEQIVQMESIDMVLAGIVGYAGLASVISAIKAKKNIALANKETLVVAGELVTALAKENGVNIYPVDSEHSAIFQCMVGEWQIPPAPLYKGESNSPIEKIYLTASGGPFRGKDATFLSSVTKEQALKHPNWEMGAKITIDSATLMNKGLEVIEAKWLFNLKAEQIEIIIHPQSIIHSIVQFKDGSMKAQMGLPDMKLPIQYALSFPNRLPSTFERFDFANYSSLTFEQPDTKTFRCLPIAFEAMKKGGNAPCILNAANEVAVNAFLSDKISFLKISDVIANTLAKASFIYKPSYDDYVNSDKEARKTAEVLIGK
- the rseP gene encoding RIP metalloprotease RseP: MEVLIKASQLILSLSILVVLHELGHFLPAKWFKMRVEKFYLFFDPWFSLFKIKKGGTEYGIGWIPLGGYVKISGMIDESMDKEQMKQPPQDWEFRSKPAWQRLIVMVGGVTMNLILAMCIYAMLLFVFGEKYLPTANMKDGVWCIDSLAEEVGFKNGDKIISVDGQQVENFQNVIHEMLYATNVQINRNGKDTTLIIPKNFVERLVDKRAPFLYARIPFFIGGFAPDSPAEKAGLKKKDQIIALNDSALKYFDEFKDRVSKFKNQSVKLKVKRGNETMDVSVNVDSAGKIGVVTALMDFESLLKSGTYEFSVTQYGFFQSFPAGIHKAVEKLKDYIRQFKLIFNFKTGAYKGVGSFISIGDLFPSQWDWEAFWNLTAILSVVLAFMNILPIPALDGGHVMFLLYEVITRRKPSDKFLEYAQYVGMFLLISLMVYALGNDIFRLF
- a CDS encoding T9SS type A sorting domain-containing protein, whose protein sequence is MKKLYSLAALFLVLPGGESFSQTYSYSPLDTMKYGAIGVEIICSATLINNTANAINLQVTRDQDVMADAPNWYSAFCMDQCYLPATDTVNYTFLPMDTVNFTFHFHPENEVAPDSAVAIMKWKNKAIPSNTFTQRFYGITQTGFGVNEMPAASANVSIYPMPVVSNELFTMSVSNVKQAKTISLVVYNMLGSVVSASDVIAGINFMNLDLPAGIYSYSLVSDNAKLISGKLVVSR
- a CDS encoding glycosyltransferase — its product is MMVYFLIPIFNEEKNIPGLFEDIGKTENTAERFFVFSDDGSSDNSNQVIKNHFEHANHIILGDGKNYGPGHAFNSGFDWILKNSKSSEDVIVTMEADRTSDIGILKNMLAINKLGYDLVLASVYAQGGGFSQTTFFRKMISFIANMFFRSFFGIKILTLSSFYRVYTISILKKIQEKYKGQIIAERGFICMLEILVKAISCEAKIIEVPMVLHSTKRIGKSKMKIFKTSMAYLKFMMSFEKKG
- a CDS encoding GDP-mannose 4,6-dehydratase codes for the protein MKNVLVTGVAGMIGSHLLDELLAKDYKVIGIDNFAYGKEENISHNLKNPNFKFAKVDITDFEALKKLGKEVDSILHLAAVKKIGEKDISMPTLMVNAKGTENVFEVAKVFGKKVLFASTSDVYGMSPDLPLREDGDLLLGPSMIKRWSYAVSKLYGEQLAFAYYNDHKVPVTVLRYFGAFSPRSSFAWSGGHVPIFIRAIMNDEEVIVHGDGSQTRSMGFVTDLVNGTILALENKNAIGEIINIGNDEELSVIDTAKLIHRIANTGKELKIKFVPMSEVFGKYKDIMRRIPDLSKAKKLIGYQPKVKLEDAVKITIKEILKNKS
- a CDS encoding TlpA family protein disulfide reductase, with amino-acid sequence MKKYFSLLLLGSCILILSCGNEKKPSPLKEGGWKGVLTLNDSTGLVLPFRFDFSFQNDSAQITIHNAEEKIVVNEILFDKDSVFIRMPVFDSEFRCKLFKDSAMTGNWINHSRKEKNIIPFAATFGDSDVYGCPQFDKNYPYEGKWKCKFSPYYPDSSYAVGIFKTSSHRAEGTFLTETGDYRYLEGCVFGKYMLLYCFDGSHAFVFHAETIDDTIYGDFYSGIHHRETWIAWKDAEFKLRNADSLTFMKQGFSKVDFTFPSIENKKVSLSDEKYKNKAVILQIMGSWCPNCMDETMFLSELHKKYSSQGLEVIALAFEKAFDGSAALTTSFEKAKSNVGRLKKKYNSDYDFLITGFQPKDADKALPMLNHVMSFPTTIFIDKKGNVRKIHTGYSGPATGSEYEKFTKETDEFVLSLLSEK